Proteins co-encoded in one Streptomyces sp. SLBN-31 genomic window:
- a CDS encoding cytochrome c oxidase subunit 4 codes for MKIQGKMFMWLSVFLLVMAVVYGVWSKEPAGTTALFLAFGLSIMVGFYLGFTARRVDVGAQDNRDADVADDAGEVGFFSPHSWQPLALGVGGALAFLSVAIGWWLLYFSAPVILVGLYGWVFEYYRGENRTQ; via the coding sequence GTGAAGATCCAGGGCAAGATGTTCATGTGGCTGAGCGTCTTCCTGCTCGTCATGGCGGTCGTCTATGGCGTGTGGTCGAAGGAGCCGGCCGGCACCACGGCCCTTTTCCTGGCCTTCGGTCTGAGCATCATGGTCGGCTTCTACCTGGGCTTCACCGCCCGGCGGGTCGACGTGGGCGCGCAGGACAACAGGGATGCCGACGTCGCGGACGACGCCGGCGAGGTCGGGTTCTTCAGCCCGCACAGCTGGCAGCCGCTGGCTCTCGGCGTGGGCGGTGCGCTGGCCTTCCTGTCGGTCGCGATCGGCTGGTGGCTGCTGTACTTCTCGGCGCCGGTCATCCTGGTCGGCCTGTACGGCTGGGTCTTCGAGTACTACCGCGGTGAGAACCGCACCCAGTAG